The following proteins come from a genomic window of Lytechinus pictus isolate F3 Inbred chromosome 1, Lp3.0, whole genome shotgun sequence:
- the LOC129263406 gene encoding pejvakin-like: MALSYKHSIFNQATGNFVHSVSSRALSNLIPSPSLSDADNCHPYHIVVKKKKRFFWNKDRLYPTPFTLSDIVDVDEADGTFDEVDPTKKDLVNFERLLTIEAKGKLEASLAREVAGFELDTNRHIEVSVDFGQVAEKSIDVPELVNLVRGRKVNLKNDFIKEVMSTKRNTLCLVVMTLSTEAESKLTVDIQSSGSADGNITPGSMNSIVNLETSLSNERKRSIEIPSNTPLAFRMLEILVKADGSIQLMQLPDSEGGFMTIKYDHKQLSGKNRPRWHSSN, encoded by the exons atggctttATCTTATAAACATAGCATTTTCAATCAGGCAACGGGTAACTTTGTTCACTCTGTGTCCAGCAGAGCCCTGTCCAACCTCATACCATCTCCAAGTTTATCCGATGCAGATAATTGTCATCCATATCACATTGttgtgaagaagaaaaagaggttTTTCTGGAATAAAGACCGTTTGTATCCGACACCGTTCACTCTCTCCGATATCGTCGATGTCGATGAGGCAGATGGTACGTTTGATGAAGTCGACCCGACCAAGAAAGACCTCGTCAACTTCGAAAGATTGCTGACCATCGAAGCAAAAG GTAAATTGGAAGCTTCTTTAGCAAGGGAAGTGGCTGGATTCGAATTAGATACCAACCGACACATCGAGGTTTCAGTAGACTTTGGCCAAGTTGCAGAGAAATCAATTGACGTACCTGAACTAGTCAACTTGGTCAGAGGAAG gaaGGTAAACCTGAAAAATGATTTCATCAAAGAAGTAATGTCGACGAAACGCAATACTCTTTGCCTTGTCGTGATGACACTAAGCACAGAAGCAGAGTCTAAGCTTACAGTGGACATACAAAGTAGTGGATCAGCCGATGGAAATATTACTCCGGGGTCAATGAATTCG ATTGTTAACCTTGAAACATCTCTGTCAAACGAAAGAAAGCGCTCCATAGAAATCCCGTCCAACACTCCACTGGCTTTCCGTATGCTCGAGATTCTAGTGAAAGCTGACGGGTCTATTCAGCTCATGCAACTACCGGATAGTGAAGGTGGTTTCATGACCATCAAATATGATCACAAACAATTGTCTGGAAAGAATCGTCCGAGATGGCATTCATCAAACTAA